The nucleotide window CAAGCCGACAATCTCAGAGGCCGGATACGATTTCTTCTCCAGCAGGGAAGTGACAAACCATACGGTTTGACGTTGGCCGCGTACGCGGATTGCGGACTGGATGAACCGAACCATGATTTTGTCGGGAAGTGCCGAGTCCTTTTTCCTATAGATAGGATTTATTTTCATGAAAGCAATAAAATCGTTTTGACCATAGGATTCCAGGCGTTTGATGCGGGATACTTTCAAAGAGGCATTGGCACGCGTGAGAAATTCCAGGCCGTGCGATTGGCAATGCCAATAATAATGAGCGGCGGCGAAATGGCGGTCTCCGACCAGCAAATCGCCCTTTTGGAGCATTTTCAGCATGGGTTTCAAAAGGGACCATTCCGAGGTTCTATACCCGCCAACCACATAACTGACGACCGTCATGGTATGGGCCAGGCATAACGTTACGATCCGCGCCAGAGGATACTTCCCTTTACCGTGGAGACCGGCATTTGAGTCAAATTCCTCAAATAATTCCGGTTCGTCCGGCATGGATACACAAGTCCCATCCACCAGCACCACGCGATGCTGTCTCCAACAGGCGAACGATTTGGACAACTCTTCCCCTTTTTGCGCTATCACGCCAAAGAGTTTGTCCCAGAGCCGACGCGGCAATCGCTTTCGGGCTTCGGCCACTTTGTTTCGGGATGGCGATTGGCCGGCCATATCCGTGAATTTACTGGCCGCGGCATTCCACAATACCTGCCAACTGGCATTAAAGGACTCTTCCGGCCAGATCGCCGCCAGTATCATATGCAACACCGTTACGATAGGCGAGATCGTTCGATTTCGGTATTCGTATTGGGTCTCCGTGCAGGCCCTGGTGATATCGTGATCGGGCAAAATGTTTCGGATGGAATTAAAGATTGATCCTTCCAGTTTTTGAAAATTCTTGAGATTTCCTTCAGGATTCCGAGGTGAATCGCCGACATTTCCTTCATACATTATAACGTCTCCTTTTCGATAAAAGTTACTGATATTCCTCTTATCGGCAAAGGAGATGTTTTCTTATAAATTCACTAACG belongs to Candidatus Desulfatibia profunda and includes:
- a CDS encoding IS4 family transposase; amino-acid sequence: MYEGNVGDSPRNPEGNLKNFQKLEGSIFNSIRNILPDHDITRACTETQYEYRNRTISPIVTVLHMILAAIWPEESFNASWQVLWNAAASKFTDMAGQSPSRNKVAEARKRLPRRLWDKLFGVIAQKGEELSKSFACWRQHRVVLVDGTCVSMPDEPELFEEFDSNAGLHGKGKYPLARIVTLCLAHTMTVVSYVVGGYRTSEWSLLKPMLKMLQKGDLLVGDRHFAAAHYYWHCQSHGLEFLTRANASLKVSRIKRLESYGQNDFIAFMKINPIYRKKDSALPDKIMVRFIQSAIRVRGQRQTVWFVTSLLEKKSYPASEIVGLYGARWRIETLFREVKIHLSADVLRSKLVGNIYKEIAARLMAVNIVRIIALEAAIWHGQVDPIRISFVHTVRAILSFSPSFSFEPIWKLPSIYEAMLTEIASNLVPQRSGRNEPRAVRRECKHYPSLKTTRAQWRLDNAA